The Bdellovibrionota bacterium genome segment TCACAAGAAAGAGCATGTTGAGATATTTACCCACGTCGTAAATTCCGACGATGTGGGGATGCGCCAGCCTTGCGGCGAGACGTGCCTCTCGAAAGAACATCTCTTCGTCTTCGTTCCGGGCGTACTGATAAGGCGGCGGGAACTTAATCGCCACCGGCCTACCCAATTTTCGGTCTTTGCCCAGCCAAACCACCCCCATCGCTCCGCTGCCGATCTGCCGCTCAAGTTCGTATCGCTCGCTGAAGATCGCTCCCTGCCGGGGGTGGAATACGGCCGTCGGACTCGCGCCGGAAATGGTCTCATGCGCCTGCGTACCCGTTGCAACATCGGTCAAAGACACTTTCGTCGGTTCGGGTCGCGGGCGCTCATTTAAACGTTCCAAATTCTTCTTTCGGGCAAGAACGTCTTGATAGTGAAAGTCGATCGACAGAATTTTGTCGTACAAAATGGCGGCCTGACGAAAATCTCCGGCGGCTTCCATCGCGATGGCAAAGTCGTAATACGCGCCGATCCTTTCCCGGTCCGGCTCCATGTCTTTGCAGATCTCCCTCAATTTAGCGATGGCCAACTGATGCGCTCCGCGCCGCGCGAACAGGCGGCCCAGCGCATGCGCAGCCCTGGAATACTCGGGCGCATCTTTCGAGACCCGCTGAAAAAAGGAGATGGCCCTGTCGATCTGACCCGTCATTTCGGCCATCCGCCCGGCGTCGAAATAATTGTGCGCCAGTTCAAACTGAACGGCCGCCGGTTCGCTCATGCCCGCTTTTTCAAAACAGACCGCCGCCTCGGCGTGGAGATTCCCCTCGGCGTAAAGCGGCGCCGCGCGGTTGTATTCTCCGAGCTGTTCGAGCAACGGCGCGGCCTCCCGCACCTCTCCGGCCATGGCGAATAACTCGGCCGCTTCTTTCGTATCGTTCCGCTCCAGCGCCAGGCGCGCCGCGAACGCTCTCCCTTCCTTCGGCTTTCCCGCCAACTCGAGAAGTTTGGGAATCTCTTCGGAGCGGCCCATTTCGTCGTAAATATCCGCCGCCAGTTCATATCGGCCGGCGCGAATCAGCATTCGCGCGGCGTCCTCCTGCTTACCGGCTTGCTGGTACAGATCGCTTGCGCGGACCAAATCGCCCACCTGTTCGAGACATTGCGCGGCTTTGAGAGTTTGACCGGACCGAATGTAAATATCCGAGGCCTTCTTATAATCCTTGGAGCGGACATACGCCTCGGCGGCGTGCAGGGCCACCGTCCGGGCCTGTTCGACTTGCTTCGGCTGTGGATTGGCCCCCAGCAACGAACTGAGCTTTTCGTATTCCGCGGCATAAAGTTCGGCGACCTCTTGATGTTTTCCCAGACGTGTAAGAGCGCTCTCGAGTTTTCGTAAATTTCCCGATTTTTGGTACCGTTCGGCGGCGAGATCAAGGCGGCCGGCGCGTTCCCAATGCTCGCCCGCTTCCACCGG includes the following:
- a CDS encoding protein kinase — translated: MEKLPSFLEPIVRLGEGLASLIPILPAIPYRSLLMVAAAVSCTGGAISSLWILLTGQGPPNPADRVRRGDELARKAQYASALEVFVSVNQYARASQMALKLGRTDEAISLALEGKDFLAAGKLLASLQCWQDAAQAFDQANRPVEAGEHWERAGRLDLAAERYQKSGNLRKLESALTRLGKHQEVAELYAAEYEKLSSLLGANPQPKQVEQARTVALHAAEAYVRSKDYKKASDIYIRSGQTLKAAQCLEQVGDLVRASDLYQQAGKQEDAARMLIRAGRYELAADIYDEMGRSEEIPKLLELAGKPKEGRAFAARLALERNDTKEAAELFAMAGEVREAAPLLEQLGEYNRAAPLYAEGNLHAEAAVCFEKAGMSEPAAVQFELAHNYFDAGRMAEMTGQIDRAISFFQRVSKDAPEYSRAAHALGRLFARRGAHQLAIAKLREICKDMEPDRERIGAYYDFAIAMEAAGDFRQAAILYDKILSIDFHYQDVLARKKNLERLNERPRPEPTKVSLTDVATGTQAHETISGASPTAVFHPRQGAIFSERYELERQIGSGAMGVVWLGKDRKLGRPVAIKFPPPYQYARNEDEEMFFREARLAARLAHPHIVGIYDVGKYLNMLFLVMEYVDGVNLRQLLDRGTVLAVPVVCKIGIQVTDALAYAHGHQIVHRDIKSANLLLTKDQVVKVGDFGLARVLEGVEMASTRAVGSPLYMAPEQIQGGTFDHRIDLYALGIVLYELLVGKPPFTEGEVAYHHLHTPPKPLDQLRQGIPGELQGIVSKLLEKNPATRYGTAAEVQVALELLSL